A stretch of the Argentina anserina chromosome 6, drPotAnse1.1, whole genome shotgun sequence genome encodes the following:
- the LOC126797541 gene encoding proline-rich receptor-like protein kinase PERK1, with translation MSASLAAILGGAAGAVALVGIIIILIGLCLHNLSVSRTSETGSSDPSVQVGTHGAVELSIRETRRFQMEELSLATKNFSDKNLIGEGKFGEVYMGFLHDGMLVAIKKRPGFPSQDFNNEVNYLSAIQHRNIVTLLGYCQENNLQFLVYEYIHSGSVSSHLYGTGDQHVREKLEFKNRLSIALGAAKGLAYLHSISPRLVHKDFKTSNVLVDENFIAKVADAGIRNFLGKDMASPSSQVIADEIFLSPEVREFRRFSEKSDVYSFGIFLLELVSGREAAKLISSDTNPNIVEWVENIQDNGNISSIIDEKLGNSFTAEAMEKLIQLIIRCIEGSSERRPAMSYVVTELEGILEKEMSLTTIMGEGTSTVITGSQLFRVAK, from the exons CCATACTTGGAGGTGCTGCAGGAGCCGTGGCATTGGTGGGGATAATTATTATACTTATCGGGTTATGTCTTCACAATTTGAGTGTTTCGAGAACGTCTGAGACAGGTTCTTCTGATCCATCTGTTCAAG TTGGAACACATGGTGCGGTTGAGTTGTCAATACGAGAAACAAGGCGTTTTCAGATGGAAGAATTGTCTCTGGCAACAAAAAATTTTAGTGATAAAAATTTGATTGGGGAAGGAAAATTTGGGGAGGTGTATATGGGTTTTCTTCATGATGGGATGCTTGTAGCCATCAAAAAGCGACCTGGATTCCCTAGTCAGGATTTTAACAATGAG GTAAACTATCTCTCAGCTATTCAGCATCGGAATATTGTTACTCTCTTGGGCTATTGTCAGGAAAATAATCTGCAGTTTCTTGTGTATGAGTATATTCATAGTGGAAGTGTTTCCAGTCACTTATATG GCACTGGTGATCAGCATGTTCGTGAAAAGCTAGAATTCAAGAATCGTCTATCAATAGCTCTAGGGGCAGCTAAAG GCTTGGCTTACCTTCACTCTATAAGTCCTCGTCTGGTGCATAAGGACTTTAAAACGTCCAATGTTCTTGTAGATGAAAATTTCATTGCTAAGGTTGCAGATGCAGGAATTCGCAATTTCTTGGGAAAAGATATGGCAAGCCCATCTTCTCAAGTGATTGCTGATGAGATATTCCTTTCTCCAGA GGTAAGAGAATTTAGAAGATTTTCCGAAAAAAGTGACGTATATAGCTTTGGAATATTCCTTTTGGAGTTGGTAAGTGGCAGAGAAGCCGCAAAATTGATATCTTCTGACACAAATCCGAACATTGTTGAATGG GTGGAAAATATCCAAGATAATGGCAATATATCCAGCATCATCGATGAGAAATTGGGGAATAGCTTCACAGCTGAAGCAATGGAAAAGTTGATACAGTTGATAATAAGATGCATAGAAGGTTCAAGTGAGAGGCGACCAGCGATGAGCTATGTGGTAACGGAACTGGAGGGGATACTTGAGAAAGAGATGAGCTTGACAACAATCATGGGGGAAGGAACCTCGACTGTGATCACAGGAAGTCAGTTATTCAGAGTAGCAAAATAA
- the LOC126797492 gene encoding UPF0496 protein At3g19330-like — protein MHSYIFVLFELLQCKCAMADSESRTSPSATLSHEYSLAVQTPSYNEIWSKIHQRDGDGNEELVLEHVLHPSRECVQEALRHAEESNNNALTRLVSDYFRHTEDATRLCLLLHRSVYRARALYAPLHQLLQVLEDLSVNQSQCSHAFQIFLRFDRHDNPFLPPDSHSLDDTCRLFTDLKRQLDRRIRRGSGGCCGGKDMKQLDASAKGTCVLNVYLANIDRLGRRLHTAVEGDKDCIRVGLERGAQDRHPIQEVFKQLRKGHPNFLQLVNKLDQQICLCFINTVNRDRSLLLQHLYTLYNLQTPHIILCIFFLFNTCTCDSVHCFQFI, from the coding sequence ATGCATtcctatatatttgtattgttTGAGCTGCTGCAGTGCAAATGTGCAATGGCCGATTCCGAATCCCGAACGAGCCCGTCGGCGACACTGAGCCACGAGTACAGCCTCGCCGTCCAAACCCCTTCGTACAATGAGATTTGGTCTAAGATTCACCAGCGAGATGGGGATGGAAATGAGGAGCTGGTGCTTGAGCACGTCCTCCACCCCAGCCGAGAGTGTGTCCAAGAGGCCCTCCGCCACGCCGAGGAGTCCAACAACAACGCCCTCACTCGCCTCGTCTCCGACTACTTCCGCCACACCGAGGACGCCACCCGCCTCTGCCTTCTCCTCCACCGCAGCGTCTATCGAGCGCGTGCCCTCTACGCCCCTCTCCACCAACTCCTCCAAGTGTTGGAGGACCTGAGCGTCAACCAATCCCAGTGCTCTCACGCCTTTCAAATCTTCCTCCGATTCGACCGCCACGACAACCCCTTCCTTCCCCCCGACTCCCACAGTTTGGACGACACCTGCCGCCTCTTCACCGACCTCAAGCGCCAGCTCgatcgccgcattcgccgtgGGAGTGGTGGCTGCTGCGGCGGCAAGGATATGAAGCAGTTGGATGCTTCGGCCAAGGGGACATGCGTGCTGAACGTATATCTGGCCAACATTGACAGGCTGGGACGGCGGCTGCACACGGCGGTGGAGGGAGACAAGGATTGCATTCGGGTGGGATTGGAGAGAGGAGCTCAAGACAGGCATCCGATTCAGGAGGTGTTTAAACAGCTGCGCAAGGGCCACCCCAATTTCCTTCAACTTGTCAACAAACTTGATCAACAGATATGTCTCTGCTTTATTAACACTGTTAACCGTGACAGGTCGCTGCTTCTCCAACACCTCTATACCCTCTACAATCTCCAAACACCCCACATAATTCTctgcattttctttttgtttaatACATGTACGTGTGATAGTGTTCATTGTTTCCAGTTCATCTGA